A window from Sphingobacterium hotanense encodes these proteins:
- a CDS encoding isopenicillin N synthase family dioxygenase has product MALVNIPRLDLTHYTAGTAEQRAQFVQDLGKAFNETGFVTIANHGLSDELIDSLYDSVKKFFGQPEEIKRKYEFPELAGQRGYTSKGREKAKDSTTPDLKEFWQRGQTIVGEEYSKADFPDNPEVTELPEFNAATSEIYKKLEEAGRNLLKAIATYLELPEDYFEKYVINGNSILRAIHYFPIENPDAISPEAVRAGAHEDINLITLLIGASADGLEVLTKDNEWFPIRAKGKDIVVNVGDMLQRLTNNKLKSTTHRVVNPPRELMGTSRFSVPFFLHPKASMSLASLDSCIDAEHPKAYEDYTAGQYLDERLREIGLKM; this is encoded by the coding sequence ATGGCATTAGTAAATATCCCAAGATTAGACTTAACGCACTATACCGCGGGTACAGCCGAGCAACGCGCTCAGTTTGTGCAAGATTTAGGCAAAGCCTTTAACGAAACAGGCTTTGTGACCATTGCCAACCACGGCCTTTCGGACGAACTAATCGATAGTCTTTATGACAGCGTAAAGAAATTCTTCGGACAGCCTGAAGAAATCAAACGCAAATATGAATTTCCTGAACTAGCAGGCCAACGTGGCTATACTTCCAAAGGAAGAGAAAAAGCCAAGGACTCCACTACTCCAGACTTAAAAGAATTCTGGCAACGCGGACAAACCATCGTTGGCGAGGAATATTCGAAAGCTGATTTCCCAGACAACCCGGAAGTTACGGAACTTCCAGAGTTCAATGCCGCGACATCAGAAATCTACAAGAAACTTGAAGAAGCTGGTCGTAATTTGTTGAAAGCAATTGCGACATACCTTGAATTGCCCGAAGATTACTTTGAAAAGTACGTCATCAACGGAAATTCTATTCTTCGTGCTATACACTACTTCCCTATTGAAAACCCTGATGCTATCTCTCCGGAGGCTGTTCGCGCAGGTGCCCATGAGGATATCAACTTGATCACGCTATTGATTGGCGCTAGTGCTGACGGACTAGAGGTATTAACGAAGGACAACGAATGGTTCCCAATCCGTGCAAAAGGTAAGGACATTGTGGTGAACGTAGGCGATATGTTGCAACGTTTAACAAACAACAAATTAAAATCGACAACCCACCGTGTGGTGAATCCGCCAAGAGAACTGATGGGTACATCACGTTTCTCGGTTCCATTCTTCTTGCATCCGAAAGCAAGCATGAGTTTAGCGAGCTTAGATTCTTGTATCGACGCGGAACACCCGAAAGCATACGAAGATTATACGGCAGGACAGTATCTAGACGAAAGACTTAGAGAAATTGGATTGAAAATGTAA
- a CDS encoding MmcQ/YjbR family DNA-binding protein has translation MNIEELRDYCIAQRGTTEETPFGPDTLVFKVMGKVFLLVGLDQVEDLTFNVKCDPEYAVELREKYEHTVKPGYHMNKKHWNTLYANRQLTDAELFRLIQHSYDLIVQGLPKKIREELES, from the coding sequence ATGAATATTGAAGAGCTTCGCGACTATTGCATTGCACAAAGAGGCACCACAGAGGAGACACCTTTTGGGCCGGATACCTTAGTTTTTAAAGTGATGGGCAAAGTATTTTTGCTGGTTGGGTTAGATCAGGTTGAAGACCTCACTTTCAATGTTAAGTGCGATCCGGAATATGCGGTGGAACTGCGCGAGAAATACGAACATACAGTAAAACCGGGTTACCATATGAATAAGAAGCATTGGAATACGCTGTATGCAAATCGGCAGCTTACGGATGCTGAGCTTTTTCGGTTGATTCAGCATAGCTATGATTTGATCGTGCAAGGGCTTCCGAAAAAAATAAGGGAAGAATTGGAGAGCTAA
- a CDS encoding acetyl-CoA C-acyltransferase translates to MEAYIVAGYRTAVGKAPRGGFRFMRADDLAADVIKHLVASVPNLNKEEIDDVIVGNAMPEAEQGLNVGRLISLMGLQTDKVPGVTVNRYCASGLETIATAVAKIKSGMADVIIAGGVEVMSGMPFGGWKIVPNPVVAKENPDWYWGMGLTAEAVAHDYKVSREDQDAFALKSHQKAIAAIKNGHLKDGIVPITVKENYLKDGKMATREYVVDTDEGPRADSTLEALAKLRPVFAADGSVTAGNSSQTSDGAAFVLVMSEAKMKELGLRPIAKLVSYAVAGVPPRIMGIGPIYAIPKALEQAGLKKEDIDLFELNEAFASQSLAVIRELGLDEEKVNVNGGAIALGHPLGCTGAKLTVQVLNELKRQGKKYGMVTMCVGTGQGAAGIFELL, encoded by the coding sequence ATGGAAGCATACATTGTAGCAGGATATCGTACAGCGGTGGGGAAGGCCCCTAGAGGTGGTTTTCGCTTTATGCGTGCAGATGATTTGGCGGCTGATGTCATCAAGCATTTGGTGGCCTCTGTTCCAAATTTAAATAAAGAAGAAATCGACGATGTGATTGTCGGGAATGCGATGCCTGAGGCGGAGCAGGGATTAAATGTTGGACGCTTGATCTCTTTGATGGGATTGCAGACGGATAAGGTTCCGGGTGTGACGGTAAACCGTTATTGTGCATCGGGATTGGAGACTATTGCGACTGCTGTGGCGAAGATTAAGTCGGGTATGGCCGATGTAATTATCGCTGGGGGGGTGGAAGTGATGTCTGGGATGCCTTTTGGTGGCTGGAAGATCGTTCCGAACCCTGTTGTTGCAAAGGAAAATCCGGACTGGTACTGGGGGATGGGCTTAACGGCGGAAGCGGTAGCTCACGACTATAAGGTTTCACGTGAAGATCAAGATGCATTCGCATTGAAATCGCATCAGAAAGCAATCGCAGCGATCAAGAATGGTCATCTGAAAGATGGTATCGTGCCGATTACGGTAAAAGAGAACTACCTGAAAGATGGCAAGATGGCGACGCGCGAATATGTGGTGGATACGGATGAAGGTCCTAGAGCTGATTCGACACTAGAGGCATTAGCGAAACTAAGACCGGTATTTGCTGCTGATGGTAGTGTTACGGCGGGTAACTCATCGCAAACATCAGATGGTGCGGCTTTCGTTTTGGTGATGTCTGAGGCAAAGATGAAAGAATTGGGATTACGGCCTATTGCTAAGTTGGTAAGCTATGCAGTGGCAGGTGTTCCACCGCGTATTATGGGTATCGGTCCGATCTACGCTATTCCAAAGGCTTTGGAGCAAGCGGGATTAAAGAAAGAAGATATTGACCTATTCGAATTGAATGAGGCCTTTGCTTCGCAATCCTTAGCTGTGATCCGCGAATTGGGATTGGATGAGGAAAAAGTGAATGTAAATGGTGGTGCTATTGCATTAGGACACCCACTGGGTTGTACCGGTGCGAAGTTGACCGTACAGGTATTGAACGAATTGAAACGCCAAGGCAAGAAATACGGGATGGTGACGATGTGTGTGGGAACTGGACAGGGAGCAGCTGGTATATTCGAATTACTATAA
- a CDS encoding 3-hydroxyacyl-CoA dehydrogenase/enoyl-CoA hydratase family protein has product MNRNIKKVAVLGSGVMGSRIACHFANIGVEVLLLDIVPRELLPAEEAKGLTFESPLVRNRIVNTSLDTAIKSNPAPLFSKSFAKRISTGNFEDDMYKIAQVDWVIEVVVERLDIKKSVFDQVEQYRKPGTLITSNTSGIPIHLMEEGRSEDFKAHFCGTHFFNPPRYLQLLEIIPTPNTKKEVVDFLLEFGDKMLGKTVVLCKDTPAFIGNRIGVYSMLALTHLVEKMDLTVEEVDKYTGPAMGHPKSATFRTADVVGLDTLVNVANGLAQNAPDDEAKGVFQLPSFITKMVENKWLGEKTKKGFYEKVKDASGNSEILSLNLKTFEYGTQQKVKSSTLEATKAVEDIRKRMKVYEQGTDKAAELFRAMHYPLFEYVSKRVPEITDDFFRIDDAMRAGFGWEIGPFEVWDALGVRETIEKIKKEEKRLPGQDGEVAHWVHDMLASGFESFYKVENGVRHFYDIASKSYKPIPGTEDLIVLDHIRDTKTIWKNSGVSIIDLGDGIIACEFHTKMNTIGGDVIQGLNKAIDLAEKEYRGLVIGNDGKNFSAGANIGMIFMMAVEQDYDELNMAIRMFQNTSMRIRYSAIPVVVAPFQLALGGGCEFSMHADFVQAHAETYMGLVEFGVGVIPGGGGSKEFALRASDEYKDDQITQNTLKDRFLTVGQAKVSTSAVEAHELGYLETGKYAITMNRARLLADAKAKAIELADAGYIQPAPRNDIKVLGNQGLGIVYVGASSMRAGNYISDHDKKISEKLGWVMCGGDLSAPTEVSEQYLLDLERKAFLELCGERKTLERIQHMLTKGKALRN; this is encoded by the coding sequence ATGAATAGAAATATTAAGAAAGTAGCTGTATTAGGATCCGGAGTAATGGGGTCACGAATTGCTTGCCACTTTGCTAATATCGGTGTGGAGGTATTGTTGTTGGACATTGTTCCACGTGAGCTTTTACCGGCCGAAGAGGCCAAAGGCTTAACCTTCGAAAGTCCATTGGTTCGCAATCGTATTGTGAATACCTCTTTGGACACGGCAATCAAGTCGAACCCTGCGCCTTTATTCAGCAAGTCTTTTGCAAAGCGCATCTCTACGGGTAATTTTGAAGATGATATGTACAAGATTGCTCAGGTAGATTGGGTTATCGAAGTCGTGGTAGAACGTTTGGATATCAAAAAATCGGTATTCGATCAGGTTGAACAATACCGTAAACCGGGCACATTGATTACTTCGAATACTTCGGGTATTCCAATTCATTTGATGGAAGAAGGTCGCTCAGAAGATTTTAAAGCACATTTCTGTGGTACCCACTTCTTCAACCCCCCACGCTATTTACAACTATTAGAAATTATACCTACACCTAACACGAAAAAAGAAGTTGTTGATTTCTTGTTGGAATTCGGCGACAAGATGTTAGGCAAAACGGTGGTATTGTGTAAAGATACACCGGCGTTTATCGGTAACCGTATCGGTGTTTACTCCATGCTTGCCTTGACGCATTTGGTGGAGAAAATGGACTTGACGGTAGAGGAGGTCGATAAATATACAGGCCCAGCGATGGGGCACCCTAAATCGGCAACCTTCCGCACGGCAGATGTTGTAGGTTTAGATACCTTGGTCAACGTGGCCAATGGTTTAGCGCAGAATGCGCCTGATGATGAGGCGAAAGGCGTATTCCAACTGCCATCGTTTATCACCAAAATGGTAGAGAACAAATGGTTGGGCGAGAAAACTAAAAAAGGATTCTATGAGAAAGTGAAGGATGCGAGTGGAAACTCCGAAATCCTCTCTTTGAACCTGAAGACTTTTGAATATGGTACACAGCAAAAGGTTAAATCTTCGACTTTAGAAGCTACCAAAGCTGTTGAAGATATTCGCAAGCGCATGAAGGTGTACGAGCAGGGTACAGATAAGGCTGCGGAATTATTCCGTGCGATGCATTACCCATTGTTCGAATATGTTTCAAAACGTGTTCCTGAGATTACCGACGATTTCTTCCGTATCGATGACGCGATGCGTGCTGGTTTCGGTTGGGAAATTGGTCCGTTTGAAGTATGGGATGCTTTAGGCGTACGCGAAACAATAGAGAAAATTAAGAAGGAAGAGAAACGTCTTCCGGGCCAAGATGGCGAAGTTGCTCACTGGGTACACGATATGTTGGCTTCGGGATTTGAATCTTTCTATAAAGTTGAAAACGGTGTGCGTCATTTTTATGATATCGCATCGAAATCATACAAGCCAATCCCAGGTACCGAAGACTTGATTGTATTAGACCATATTCGCGATACCAAGACGATCTGGAAGAACTCTGGGGTGTCGATCATCGACTTAGGCGACGGCATTATCGCTTGTGAGTTCCACACGAAGATGAATACCATTGGTGGCGATGTTATTCAAGGATTGAATAAAGCAATCGACCTAGCGGAAAAAGAATACCGCGGATTGGTAATCGGTAATGACGGCAAGAACTTCTCTGCTGGTGCGAATATCGGGATGATCTTCATGATGGCGGTAGAGCAAGATTACGATGAGCTGAACATGGCGATTCGTATGTTCCAAAATACATCGATGAGAATCCGTTATTCAGCGATTCCGGTTGTTGTGGCGCCATTCCAGCTGGCGTTAGGCGGTGGATGTGAGTTCTCTATGCACGCTGACTTTGTTCAGGCACATGCAGAGACCTACATGGGACTGGTAGAATTCGGTGTTGGTGTTATCCCTGGTGGTGGCGGTTCGAAAGAGTTCGCATTGCGCGCTTCAGACGAATACAAAGACGACCAGATTACACAAAACACCTTGAAAGATCGCTTCCTGACCGTTGGTCAAGCTAAAGTATCTACTTCCGCTGTTGAAGCCCACGAGTTAGGATACTTGGAGACCGGAAAATACGCGATCACGATGAATCGTGCGCGCCTCTTAGCAGACGCGAAAGCAAAAGCGATAGAACTAGCGGATGCAGGTTATATACAACCCGCACCAAGAAATGACATTAAAGTTTTAGGTAACCAAGGATTAGGTATAGTCTACGTAGGAGCATCCTCGATGCGTGCCGGAAATTACATCTCCGACCACGACAAGAAGATCTCCGAGAAACTAGGCTGGGTAATGTGTGGTGGCGATTTATCAGCCCCAACAGAAGTATCCGAGCAATACCTCTTGGACCTAGAAAGAAAAGCATTCCTCGAACTTTGCGGCGAGCGCAAAACGTTGGAGCGTATTCAGCATATGTTGACGAAGGGAAAGGCACTTCGGAACTAG
- a CDS encoding acyl-CoA dehydrogenase family protein, translated as MSEEVKNKAIKGGEFVIRETPYTDIFIPEEFDEEAQMIRQTCIDFLDTEVLNKLERIDAQEEGLMQSLMDKAGELGMLGVSIPEEYGGFGKNFNTSMLVADAVGGGFSFAVALSAHTGIGTLPILYYGNAEQKAKYIPKLGTGEWKAAYCLTEPNSGSDANSGRTSAKLNAEGTHYLINGQKMWITNGGFADIYIVFAKIDDDKNLTAFIVEKDFGGITMNPEEHKLGIKGSSTRQIFFNDCPVPVENMLSERENGFKIAVNILNIGRIKLGAATIGSARAVLSTAINYANERVQFNLPISKFGAIRYKIAESAIRLFANESAAYRAGQNIDDAYDALIAGGMDEAKAKLKSVEQFAIECAIIKVWCSEMLDYVVDEGVQIYGGMGYSADAPMERAYRDARINRIFEGTNEVNRLLVIDMLLKRAMKGEIDLMGPATAVAGELMSIPDFGEEDETPFAAEKKIITNLKKAGLMIAGSAVQKLMMSLSKEQEILMNISDIIGYVYVAESALLRAEKLQHTVGGEKAAYAADMAKVYLYSAVDKVNIAGKEALYSFAEGDELNMMLVGLRRFTKAQPFNVKDARQRIAKKLIEENKYCF; from the coding sequence ATGTCTGAAGAAGTAAAAAATAAAGCAATTAAGGGAGGTGAGTTCGTAATCCGTGAAACACCTTATACTGATATATTCATTCCTGAAGAATTCGATGAAGAGGCGCAGATGATTCGCCAAACCTGCATCGACTTCTTAGATACCGAGGTATTGAACAAGCTTGAGCGCATTGATGCGCAGGAGGAAGGTTTGATGCAAAGCCTGATGGACAAAGCGGGTGAGCTTGGTATGTTGGGGGTATCTATTCCTGAGGAATATGGCGGTTTTGGAAAGAATTTCAACACTTCTATGTTGGTTGCTGATGCAGTTGGTGGTGGATTCTCCTTCGCTGTAGCATTGTCGGCACATACGGGTATCGGTACTTTACCGATCCTTTACTATGGAAATGCAGAGCAAAAAGCGAAGTATATTCCTAAATTGGGTACTGGTGAATGGAAAGCAGCATACTGCTTGACGGAGCCTAACTCGGGTTCTGATGCGAACTCAGGTCGTACATCCGCAAAATTGAATGCGGAAGGAACGCACTACTTGATCAATGGTCAGAAGATGTGGATCACAAATGGTGGTTTTGCTGATATCTATATTGTATTCGCGAAGATTGATGACGATAAAAACTTAACGGCATTTATCGTGGAGAAAGACTTCGGCGGTATCACGATGAATCCTGAGGAGCATAAATTAGGTATCAAAGGTTCTTCTACACGCCAGATCTTCTTCAATGATTGTCCGGTTCCTGTAGAAAACATGTTATCCGAGCGTGAGAATGGATTCAAGATTGCGGTTAACATTTTAAATATTGGTCGTATTAAGCTTGGTGCTGCGACGATTGGTTCTGCTCGTGCAGTATTATCGACGGCTATCAACTATGCTAACGAACGCGTACAGTTTAACTTGCCTATTTCCAAATTTGGAGCTATTCGCTATAAGATTGCGGAGTCTGCTATTCGTTTATTTGCGAACGAATCTGCGGCTTACCGTGCCGGACAGAACATCGATGATGCCTATGATGCGTTAATTGCTGGCGGAATGGACGAAGCGAAAGCGAAGTTGAAGTCTGTAGAGCAGTTTGCGATCGAATGTGCGATCATTAAAGTGTGGTGTTCTGAGATGTTAGACTATGTGGTTGACGAGGGTGTTCAGATCTATGGTGGTATGGGCTATTCAGCAGATGCACCAATGGAGCGTGCATACCGCGATGCTCGTATCAACCGTATCTTCGAAGGTACAAACGAGGTGAACCGCTTATTAGTAATCGATATGTTGTTGAAACGTGCGATGAAAGGCGAGATTGATTTAATGGGGCCTGCAACAGCAGTAGCAGGCGAATTGATGTCTATTCCTGACTTCGGCGAAGAAGATGAGACTCCATTTGCTGCTGAGAAGAAAATCATCACTAACCTGAAAAAGGCTGGTTTGATGATCGCAGGATCTGCTGTGCAGAAGTTAATGATGTCTTTGTCGAAAGAACAAGAAATTTTGATGAATATCTCTGATATCATTGGATATGTCTATGTAGCAGAATCGGCATTATTGCGCGCAGAGAAATTACAGCACACCGTAGGTGGTGAAAAAGCAGCTTACGCTGCGGATATGGCTAAAGTATACTTGTACTCAGCTGTTGACAAAGTAAATATTGCAGGTAAAGAAGCTTTATACTCTTTCGCTGAAGGAGATGAGTTAAACATGATGTTGGTTGGTCTTCGTCGCTTCACTAAAGCACAGCCATTCAACGTGAAAGATGCTCGTCAGCGAATTGCTAAAAAGCTTATTGAAGAAAATAAATACTGTTTCTAG
- a CDS encoding outer membrane beta-barrel protein has product MNKLYKNIRYAVLSFCALVLASSASAQVQEPGKLSLDVEVGTKIGGAAPLSMPVEIREIKSFRPAMPFFVGAKANYAIDQHWGVRAGLVLDGKGMKTEANVKGYKTTFNAAEDPSENVRGYYYGDISTNVENLYLTVPLQATYQFGEHWNVQAGPYVSFAVMKKFYGEAIEGYMRDEEPTGEKIGINNTAYDFKNSIRNVDVGMSLGGKYSFTQRYYALAQFDYGFNSIMKTGFESISFNMHNIFMNIGVGMRVF; this is encoded by the coding sequence ATGAATAAGCTATATAAAAATATTAGATACGCGGTTTTAAGTTTTTGTGCTTTGGTACTTGCTAGCTCGGCTTCGGCGCAGGTTCAAGAGCCTGGTAAATTGAGTTTGGATGTTGAAGTCGGAACAAAAATCGGCGGTGCGGCTCCATTGAGCATGCCGGTCGAAATTCGCGAAATCAAAAGTTTCCGTCCTGCTATGCCTTTTTTCGTCGGTGCGAAGGCAAACTACGCGATCGATCAGCATTGGGGCGTACGTGCAGGCTTGGTTTTGGATGGCAAGGGGATGAAAACAGAGGCGAATGTGAAAGGATATAAAACGACATTCAATGCTGCCGAGGATCCTTCAGAAAACGTAAGAGGGTACTACTATGGTGATATTTCCACGAATGTAGAAAATCTGTACCTCACGGTTCCTTTGCAGGCGACTTATCAATTTGGCGAGCACTGGAATGTGCAGGCGGGCCCTTATGTTTCTTTTGCAGTCATGAAGAAATTCTATGGAGAGGCAATCGAGGGATATATGCGCGATGAAGAACCGACAGGTGAGAAAATCGGGATCAACAATACCGCCTATGATTTTAAGAACAGTATCAGAAATGTCGATGTGGGAATGAGCTTGGGAGGAAAATACAGTTTCACACAACGCTACTATGCTTTGGCTCAGTTTGATTATGGTTTCAATAGCATCATGAAAACAGGCTTTGAAAGCATCAGTTTTAATATGCATAATATCTTCATGAATATAGGCGTGGGAATGCGCGTATTTTAG
- a CDS encoding thioredoxin family protein — MNFDEYQRYFADILENTEKYEVYHNDAEYLNYTKLNWSRMNRWLKKFEPSEEMKACIQRIKDEQHWIVITEPWCGDAAHSVAQIYNIVKDNPFIDLDIQLRDTEPFLIDEYLTNGGKSIPKLIIRNDVGHDKIVWGPRPAALQAIFEEMKAEGKPFPEIKEAIQRWYNDDKGVEIQKELQEALKEY, encoded by the coding sequence ATGAATTTTGATGAATACCAGAGGTACTTCGCAGATATTTTAGAAAACACAGAGAAATACGAAGTCTACCACAATGATGCTGAATACCTAAATTACACCAAGTTAAATTGGTCGAGAATGAACAGATGGTTAAAGAAATTCGAACCATCGGAAGAGATGAAAGCATGCATTCAGCGTATCAAAGATGAACAACATTGGATTGTAATCACCGAACCTTGGTGTGGTGATGCGGCACACTCCGTAGCCCAAATTTATAATATTGTCAAAGACAATCCTTTTATCGATTTAGACATACAACTCCGCGACACCGAGCCATTCCTTATTGACGAATACTTGACCAACGGCGGTAAATCCATCCCTAAGTTAATTATCCGTAATGATGTAGGTCATGACAAAATCGTGTGGGGACCACGTCCTGCCGCGCTGCAGGCCATCTTCGAAGAGATGAAAGCAGAAGGAAAACCTTTCCCTGAAATCAAAGAAGCCATCCAACGTTGGTATAACGACGATAAAGGCGTCGAAATCCAAAAAGAATTGCAGGAAGCGCTGAAGGAATATTAG
- a CDS encoding MarR family winged helix-turn-helix transcriptional regulator has product MSQDNTIDYFLKTAWQTVANKYNVIASQHGFTQAAGYILINIHREGTPVSQIANSTGVKTTSLSRVLNNLESLGFIYRETSDTDKRSVKVYLTELGREKRGIAKDVVREFNEFLNNSFTDRERTTLIKALAKINELALNYAPEKKIAQTVIK; this is encoded by the coding sequence ATGAGCCAAGATAACACGATAGATTATTTTTTGAAGACAGCCTGGCAAACGGTTGCAAACAAATATAATGTCATTGCTTCGCAGCATGGCTTCACTCAAGCCGCTGGATATATTTTAATCAATATCCACCGTGAGGGTACTCCGGTTTCGCAGATTGCTAATTCCACGGGCGTGAAGACCACGTCTTTATCTCGCGTTTTAAATAACCTGGAAAGCCTAGGTTTTATTTATAGAGAGACGAGCGATACGGATAAGCGTTCGGTTAAGGTTTATTTGACCGAATTGGGCAGAGAGAAGCGCGGTATTGCGAAGGATGTGGTAAGAGAGTTCAATGAGTTTTTGAACAATTCTTTTACCGACAGAGAACGGACAACATTGATCAAGGCATTGGCGAAGATCAATGAATTAGCATTAAACTATGCGCCAGAGAAAAAAATAGCGCAGACAGTAATAAAATAG
- a CDS encoding PCMD domain-containing protein — translation MIYSKLWLIPIGILLFLSSCIKDEAKNMEADIVSVNVPDSVINTKPIINNRNVVIYIKQGAIDLKKFAFEFELTPGAVSVPASGSEQDFTAPVAYEVTSEDGKFTKTYHVSLIESSVPSNFDFELFGQDEKKKWIYFYEEVEGMQQSLWASGNSGFAFTAGNNPTEQSYPTQSTIDAKYVVSGEHALYLETKSTGFLGGLVKKPIAAGNLFIGSLFSKSIVEIETRFGLPYNKVPETFEGFYKYEPGAKVINAQGQTVDVTDECDIYAVFYDRVALMKGTANDDVNPGRTWLTDTDVKNSPYIVAIAQVKETGKTDGDGMVKFTVPFEFKKEFNRAEVDAFRYNIAVVFSASKNGAVFQGAVGSKLIVDNVKINTK, via the coding sequence ATGATTTACTCAAAACTTTGGCTTATTCCCATTGGGATTTTGCTTTTTCTATCAAGTTGTATTAAAGACGAGGCCAAGAACATGGAAGCGGATATCGTTTCGGTGAATGTTCCTGACAGCGTCATCAACACGAAGCCGATCATCAACAATCGCAATGTCGTTATCTACATTAAGCAAGGTGCGATCGACTTAAAGAAGTTTGCGTTCGAATTCGAATTGACGCCAGGGGCGGTATCTGTTCCTGCATCAGGCAGCGAACAGGATTTTACAGCGCCCGTTGCTTATGAAGTTACCTCAGAAGATGGCAAGTTCACGAAGACTTACCATGTTTCATTGATTGAATCTTCTGTGCCGTCGAATTTCGACTTCGAACTTTTCGGGCAGGATGAGAAGAAGAAATGGATCTATTTTTATGAAGAGGTCGAGGGGATGCAACAGAGTCTATGGGCATCGGGCAACTCGGGCTTCGCCTTTACGGCGGGCAACAACCCTACAGAGCAATCTTACCCTACGCAGTCGACAATCGATGCGAAATATGTGGTGAGTGGCGAGCATGCCCTATACTTAGAAACAAAGTCTACAGGCTTCTTGGGCGGACTTGTTAAAAAACCGATTGCTGCGGGCAACCTGTTTATCGGTTCGTTGTTCAGCAAGTCTATAGTTGAAATCGAAACGCGCTTTGGTTTGCCATACAATAAGGTGCCGGAGACATTCGAAGGATTCTATAAATATGAGCCGGGCGCTAAGGTTATCAATGCGCAGGGGCAAACCGTGGATGTGACGGACGAGTGCGATATCTATGCAGTATTCTATGATCGCGTTGCTTTAATGAAAGGCACTGCCAATGATGATGTCAATCCGGGGCGTACTTGGTTAACAGATACTGACGTTAAGAACAGTCCATATATCGTCGCTATAGCTCAGGTGAAGGAAACAGGTAAAACCGATGGCGACGGCATGGTAAAGTTTACTGTACCTTTTGAGTTCAAGAAAGAATTTAATCGCGCGGAGGTGGATGCCTTCCGATATAATATTGCTGTAGTGTTTTCTGCAAGTAAGAATGGTGCTGTTTTCCAAGGAGCAGTGGGTAGTAAATTAATTGTAGACAACGTAAAAATCAACACGAAGTAA
- a CDS encoding four helix bundle protein → MHNLKEIKVWKKAIKLATEIYLVVSDFTKGEKFGLSNQIKRSAVSIASNIAEGAGRNSNKEFGQFLSIANGSCYELLTQITIASKLGLMEKSKSEEICKKIVEIQKMIYGFKKKLKKEV, encoded by the coding sequence ATGCATAACCTGAAAGAGATCAAAGTTTGGAAGAAAGCGATCAAGCTGGCTACAGAAATCTATCTTGTAGTTTCTGATTTTACAAAAGGAGAAAAGTTCGGGTTATCGAATCAAATTAAAAGGTCAGCAGTATCAATTGCTTCGAATATAGCGGAGGGCGCAGGGAGGAATTCAAATAAAGAGTTCGGGCAGTTTCTCAGTATCGCAAATGGTTCTTGCTATGAACTTTTAACGCAAATCACGATTGCGTCGAAGCTAGGTTTAATGGAAAAATCAAAGTCTGAAGAGATATGCAAAAAGATCGTCGAGATTCAAAAGATGATCTATGGTTTTAAAAAGAAATTGAAAAAAGAGGTTTGA